A part of Biomphalaria glabrata chromosome 3, xgBioGlab47.1, whole genome shotgun sequence genomic DNA contains:
- the LOC106073201 gene encoding tubulin-specific chaperone E-like, with translation MEDSDLHRSDGSILQVGDRVECDSHRACIRFIGEVPPTKGLWLGVEWDDPTRGKHNGSHEGVVYFHTSHPTSGSFVRPKKVKGGVTIVHALQERYGLKKDEYAGIQKEELFVLDQNFKKTNVEMVGAKKVNLQQSQFNKLKKVSVYDMKVYAGGPEGELGHLCPSITDLDLTANLISSWERVAKMTKQLPYLRDLTVSENRLVLPNEPTALCTSFSKLKNATMNQMNLSWKEILRCCSMFVLLEELHVSYNNLVQLSDSTHILKHLKNLDLMTNKIADWEEVLKLGNLPMLETLVISENQIRSIHFPDCSPTEKTSYFKKLKILIIKSNFITEWSSINELNKLLHLEELEVADNPILRTFTYDTVRQLFVAKIGSLKLISRTPISFEERKGAEIDYLKRFGTEWKLAGGNSDKLKNNPNNEFITNHPRYQIIADKWGAPEDSELNEKSSALKDNLLNVKIFSPKHPDKGTLDKKLPATMSIQKLKTLIQRLYKMNTEPRLSYSSHKKINGPEIELDNEMRQLGFYSLEPGDTILVAW, from the exons ATGGAAGATTCCG ATCTTCATCGCTCAGATGGGTCAATTCTTCAGGTAGGAGACAGGGTTGAATGTGATAGTCATCGAGCATGTATAAGATTTATAGGAGAGGTTCCACCAACAAAAG GCTTATGGCTTGGAGTGGAATGGGATGACCCTACACGAGGCAAGCACAATGGTTCCCATGAGGGAGTTGTTTATTTTCACACAAG TCATCCTACATCTGGCTCTTTTGTGAGACCCAAGAAAGTGAAAGGTGGTGTAACCATAGTCCACGCACTGCAAGAACGGTACGGCTTGAAAAAAGATGAGTATGCAGGCATACAGAAAGAGgaattgtttgttttagatCAGAATTTTAAGAAAACCAATGTAGAGATGGTTGGAGCCAAGAAAGTCAACTTACAGCAGAG TCAATTCAATAAGTTAAAGAAGGTGTCAGTTTATGATATGAAAGTTTACGCTGGAGGACCTGAAGGTGAACTGGGCCATCTGTGTCCCAGCATTACTGACCTTGACCTGACTGCCAACCTAATCTCTTCCTGGGAACGTGTTGCAAAGATGACCAAACAGTTGCCCTACCTCAGGGATCTAACTGTCAG TGAAAATCGCCTTGTGCTTCCAAATGAGCCTACAGCTTTATGCACTAGCTTTTCTAAGCTAAAAAATGCAACTATGAACCAAATGAAtctttcatggaaggaaatccTAAGATGTTGTTCTATGTTTGTATTACTTGAAGAACTGCATGTATCTTACAACAATCTTGTTCAGTTGTCAGACTCCACGCATATACTTAAACACCTCaagaatttagatctaatgactAACAAAATTGCAGACTGGGAAGAGGTTCTCAAACTAGGAAATCTCCCAAT GCTAGAGACTCTGGTAATCAGTGAAAATCAAATTAGGTCCATTCACTTCCCAGACTGCTCACCTACAGAGAAAACatcttacttcaaaaaattaaaaattctgaTCATCAAGTCAAATTTTATCACAGAG TGGTCTTCCATTAATGAGCTCAATAAATTACTCCACCTGGAGGAGCTTGAAGTAGCAGACAACCCAATCTTAAGGACATTCACCTATGACACTGTCCGTCAACTGTTTGTGGCCAAAATTGGAAGCTTGAAACTTATTAGTAGAACTCCT atTTCATTTGAAGAGAGAAAAGGTGCAGAAATTGACTACCTAAAACGCTTTGGTACTGAGTGGAAGTTGGCTGGTGGTAACAGTGACAAACTTAAAAACAACCCAAATAATGAGTTCATCACAAATCATCCCAGATACCAAATTATTGCAGACA AATGGGGAGCACCTGAAGACTCTGAGCTTAATGAGAAATCATCAGCGTTAAAAGACAATTTATTAA atGTGAAAATATTCAGTCCTAAGCATCCAGATAAGGGAACATTAGATAAAAAACTTCCAG CTACCATGTCTATTCAGAAGTTGAAAACTTTGATTCAAAGATTATACAAAATGAACACAGAGCCCAGACTTTCTTATTCCAGTCATAAG aaAATCAATGGACCTGAGATAGAACTAGACAATGAAATGAGACAACTTGGATTCTATTCTTTAGAACCAGGGGACACAATCCTTGTTGCTTGGTGA
- the LOC106073204 gene encoding 39S ribosomal protein L49, mitochondrial-like, translating to MAAYTVALFRACSQCKRILKPVSAAIDKSHVSKLWSVLEGSKRLLTTAPPQSTDKIEDKSEYPVDFEISYDEFKHVLPLLPIETVPGVPNHPSYPTPSGWFPPNLELRSKQKYLVRRTKNHMLPVYPGTTHKRIEHIKTVQHYVHIKKIEGDIWALEADLRLHLQQKTGLPKIKTQVHEVGRFIRVRGMYADEVASFLFGRGM from the exons ATGGCCGCATACACTGTTGCCCTTTTTAGAGCTTGCTCACAGTGTAAACGGATATTAAAGCCAGTGTCAGCTGCAATTGATAAAAGCCATGTTTCGAAATTATGG tcagtACTTGAAGGTTCAAAAAGATTGCTGACAACAGCACCGCCCCAGTCCACAGATAAAATTGAAGACAAGTCTGAGTATCCAGTTGACTTTGAGATCTCCTATGATGAGTTCAAACATGTGCTACCACTTCTTCCAATAGAAACTGTTCCAGGAGTTCCAAACCACCCATCTTATCCAACACCATCTGGCTGGTTTCCACCAAACT TGGAATTGAGGTCAAAGCAAAAATACTTAGTTCGTCGAACAAAAAATCACATGCTTCCTGTTTATCCTGGAACAACACACAAACGAATTGAACATATAAAAACAGTGCAGCATTatgttcatataaaaaaaatagaaggagATATATGG GCACTTGAAGCTGATTTAAGATTACATTTGCAACAAAAGACTGGACTTCCGAAGATTAAAACTCAAGTTCATGAAGTTGGAAGATTCATAAGAGTTCGTGGCATGTACGCAGATGAAGTAGCTAGTTTTTTGTTTGGGCGTGGCATGTGA